The following proteins are co-located in the Acidicapsa acidisoli genome:
- the rmuC gene encoding DNA recombination protein RmuC codes for MQSLIAAIVAAFAGILVGYWLRSTSAAAEKKQLQDRNAELTKEVGSVRLELVSAQADVAARAGFQSLAAEREKSIGLIAAEKEELQKALAVRAKIEQEQGSTISRLEAELRGERSSFQEKLKLLTEARTELTHQFEALAGKILDEKSTKFTEQNKANLDQLLNPLRVQINDFRGKVEDAQKESLAGRVELRGKLESLEKLNQQLSAEAHNLTTALRGSSKTQGDWGEFILRDLLEKAGLREGEQYRFQESFGAVVDEDGARGKASRTDVIINLPGGRHLVVDSKVSLNAYTDYANAVTEDARKIALKQHLVSVRAHLDGLAKRSYHKLSGLDSPDFVVMFIPVEPAFLLAMQEAGDLWREAYERNVLLVGPTTLLFVIRIVDNLWQQEQQARSVADIVERGTKLYEKFVNFVADLTKVGDSLRSADQSYQNAMNKLSTGSGNLVRQTEMLKKAGIRTSKQLPSKLLDAAGLDAEEQAALSLAASGEEDKSLPLNRS; via the coding sequence ATGCAGTCCTTAATTGCCGCAATTGTCGCTGCTTTTGCCGGAATACTGGTAGGTTACTGGCTCCGATCCACATCTGCCGCGGCCGAAAAGAAACAATTGCAAGACCGCAATGCGGAACTTACCAAAGAAGTGGGGTCGGTGCGTCTCGAACTGGTGTCGGCGCAGGCCGATGTTGCCGCGCGAGCGGGCTTCCAGTCTCTGGCGGCAGAGCGTGAGAAGAGCATCGGGCTGATCGCCGCCGAGAAGGAGGAGCTGCAAAAGGCTCTCGCGGTGCGGGCAAAGATTGAGCAGGAGCAAGGTTCGACAATCAGCCGTCTGGAGGCGGAGCTTAGAGGCGAACGCTCCAGTTTTCAGGAGAAGCTGAAGCTGCTCACCGAAGCACGGACCGAGCTGACGCACCAGTTTGAAGCTCTGGCGGGAAAGATTCTCGATGAAAAATCGACGAAATTTACAGAGCAGAACAAGGCTAATCTCGACCAGCTCTTGAATCCGCTGCGCGTTCAGATCAATGATTTTCGCGGCAAGGTCGAGGACGCACAGAAGGAGTCCCTAGCCGGTCGTGTCGAATTGCGCGGCAAACTCGAATCGCTGGAGAAGCTGAACCAGCAGCTCAGCGCCGAGGCTCATAATCTGACCACCGCGTTGCGCGGATCGTCGAAGACGCAAGGCGACTGGGGAGAGTTCATCCTGCGCGATCTGCTCGAAAAAGCCGGATTGCGCGAAGGCGAACAATACCGGTTCCAGGAGAGCTTCGGAGCGGTTGTGGATGAAGATGGTGCACGTGGCAAGGCCTCACGAACGGACGTCATCATCAACCTTCCCGGCGGACGCCATCTGGTGGTCGATTCCAAGGTTTCGCTCAACGCCTACACGGACTACGCCAACGCTGTGACGGAAGACGCGCGCAAGATTGCCCTGAAGCAGCATCTGGTCAGCGTCCGGGCGCATCTGGACGGGCTTGCCAAGCGCAGTTATCACAAGCTTTCCGGTCTTGACTCTCCTGATTTTGTTGTGATGTTCATCCCTGTCGAGCCGGCGTTTCTCCTCGCCATGCAGGAGGCTGGCGACTTATGGCGCGAAGCTTACGAGCGCAACGTCCTGCTGGTTGGCCCGACGACGCTCCTCTTCGTCATTCGCATCGTCGATAACCTCTGGCAACAGGAGCAGCAGGCTCGCAGCGTTGCGGACATTGTCGAGCGCGGCACGAAGCTGTACGAGAAGTTCGTCAATTTTGTGGCCGATCTCACCAAAGTAGGCGATAGCCTGCGCAGCGCAGACCAAAGCTATCAGAACGCGATGAACAAGCTCAGCACAGGCTCCGGTAACCTCGTCCGGCAAACCGAGATGCTGAAAAAGGCAGGCATCCGCACCAGCAAGCAACTACCATCGAAGCTTCTCGATGCCGCTGGATTGGATGCCGAAGAACAGGCCGCGCTTTCGCTGGCAGCGAGCGGCGAGGAAGATAAGAGTTTGCCTCTGAATCGGAGCTAA
- the acpP gene encoding acyl carrier protein has translation MAVEEKVKQIIVEQLQVDEAEVTPNASFQEDLGADSLDVVELVMQFEEAFDLEIPDEDAEKIKTVKDAIDYIEKNAKAGK, from the coding sequence ATGGCAGTGGAAGAGAAGGTAAAGCAGATTATCGTCGAGCAGCTTCAGGTCGACGAGGCCGAGGTGACCCCCAACGCCAGCTTCCAGGAAGACCTCGGCGCTGATTCGCTCGACGTTGTCGAGCTGGTAATGCAGTTTGAAGAGGCCTTTGACCTCGAAATTCCCGACGAAGACGCCGAGAAGATCAAGACCGTCAAGGACGCCATCGATTACATCGAAAAGAACGCGAAGGCAGGCAAGTAA
- the fabF gene encoding beta-ketoacyl-ACP synthase II — protein sequence MRRRVVITGLGLICGVGNTTQEVWGQLLAGASGVGPITAFDTTGFSTTFAAEVKNFDPLQFIDKKESRKMARFIHLAIAATQEAMEQSGLVITPENEERVGVFIGSGIGGFEIIEREYSNLIAGGPRKISPFFIPATIINMAAGQVSIRYGAKGPISATATACATSANSIGDSFKMIQHGEADAMIAGGSEAAVTQLSIGGFAAMRALSTRNDEPQLASRPFDKDRDGFVLGEGAGILILEELEFAKARGAKILGEIIGYGMSSDAYHMTGIAPEGAGAQRSMRAALRDAGIAIEDVDYVNAHATSTPAGDGNESRAIELVFGEKATNKVLKVSSTKSMTGHLLGAAGGLEAGITALALIDQKIPPTINLDTPGEDCILDYVANKAVDAKIDVALSNSFGFGGINASLIMRRWTED from the coding sequence GTGAGACGCCGCGTCGTCATTACGGGCCTCGGACTGATCTGTGGGGTTGGCAACACCACCCAGGAGGTCTGGGGCCAGTTGCTGGCTGGAGCCAGTGGTGTTGGGCCGATCACGGCCTTTGACACCACAGGTTTCTCCACCACATTCGCCGCCGAAGTGAAGAACTTCGATCCGCTCCAATTCATTGACAAGAAAGAGTCGCGCAAGATGGCCCGCTTCATCCATCTCGCCATCGCCGCGACCCAGGAAGCAATGGAGCAATCGGGTCTGGTTATCACGCCGGAGAATGAAGAGCGCGTCGGGGTCTTTATCGGCTCGGGCATCGGCGGATTCGAGATCATCGAGCGCGAATACAGCAATCTCATTGCCGGTGGACCGCGCAAAATTTCGCCCTTCTTCATTCCGGCGACGATCATCAACATGGCTGCGGGACAGGTGAGCATCCGCTACGGGGCAAAAGGGCCAATCTCGGCGACGGCAACAGCCTGCGCGACCTCGGCCAACTCCATCGGCGATTCGTTCAAGATGATCCAGCACGGCGAGGCGGACGCGATGATCGCTGGCGGCTCCGAAGCTGCAGTAACACAACTTTCCATTGGCGGATTTGCAGCCATGCGCGCGCTTTCCACACGCAACGACGAGCCTCAGTTAGCCAGCCGTCCCTTTGACAAGGATCGCGATGGCTTCGTGCTCGGCGAGGGCGCGGGCATCCTGATTCTCGAGGAACTGGAATTCGCCAAGGCTCGCGGCGCGAAGATTCTGGGCGAAATTATCGGCTACGGCATGAGTTCGGATGCGTATCACATGACCGGCATTGCACCCGAGGGAGCAGGCGCTCAGCGCAGTATGCGCGCAGCTCTGCGCGACGCTGGAATTGCTATCGAAGATGTGGATTACGTCAACGCCCATGCCACTTCGACGCCTGCGGGCGACGGCAATGAATCACGCGCGATCGAGCTGGTCTTTGGAGAAAAGGCGACGAATAAGGTGCTCAAAGTAAGCAGCACCAAATCGATGACCGGCCATCTTCTGGGCGCGGCCGGCGGATTGGAAGCCGGTATCACGGCGCTTGCGCTGATCGACCAGAAGATTCCACCTACCATCAATCTGGACACTCCCGGCGAGGATTGCATCCTGGATTACGTCGCCAACAAGGCAGTCGACGCTAAAATTGACGTGGCCCTATCGAACTCTTTCGGCTTCGGAGGCATCAACGCCTCGCTGATCATGCGCCGATGGACGGAAGATTAA
- a CDS encoding YIP1 family protein, with protein sequence MSNVQIPAVAAGQEAPQLSQVQRVIYTFTSPSKTFTDIKRSTSWWLPFVLTIVFGYGLFGAIQARVGWEQVAENSIKQSPKQAEEMDKLPPDQRASRMKITVIATQISFAALPIFALIGTAVIAGVLLATVNFGFGGKATFWQAFSVTWFAGLPGLFKVILGTIALFAGLDPESFNVKNFAGTNIGYYLPPDTNKALMALATSIDITMIWTLVLAAIGISIVAGIKRSSGYIAVFAWWIVTVIFSVGIAVAFS encoded by the coding sequence ATGAGCAACGTACAAATTCCTGCGGTGGCTGCTGGCCAGGAAGCTCCGCAACTGAGCCAGGTGCAGCGCGTAATTTATACCTTCACTTCACCTTCCAAAACCTTCACCGATATCAAGCGAAGCACAAGCTGGTGGCTGCCATTTGTACTCACGATTGTCTTCGGCTACGGCCTGTTCGGCGCGATCCAGGCCAGAGTCGGATGGGAACAGGTCGCTGAGAACAGCATTAAGCAGAGCCCGAAGCAAGCCGAGGAAATGGACAAGCTGCCCCCGGATCAACGCGCGAGCAGGATGAAGATCACGGTAATCGCCACGCAGATCAGCTTCGCCGCGCTGCCGATCTTCGCATTGATCGGCACGGCGGTGATCGCGGGCGTGTTGCTTGCCACGGTCAACTTCGGTTTTGGCGGCAAGGCGACCTTCTGGCAGGCGTTTTCGGTCACCTGGTTCGCAGGTCTGCCGGGTTTGTTCAAGGTAATCCTCGGGACGATTGCGCTGTTCGCTGGTCTGGACCCGGAGAGTTTTAATGTCAAAAACTTTGCGGGGACAAATATCGGCTATTACCTGCCACCGGATACCAACAAGGCTCTGATGGCGCTGGCGACTTCGATCGATATCACGATGATCTGGACGCTTGTCCTGGCGGCCATCGGCATCTCCATCGTTGCGGGAATCAAGCGCAGCAGCGGCTATATCGCTGTCTTCGCATGGTGGATTGTCACAGTAATTTTTAGCGTGGGAATCGCAGTGGCCTTCTCTTAG
- a CDS encoding DinB family protein — MSRFAALTAFAILSTALAAHGQTAAPADHPAVPKQTFTPAADVLRSYNGLKANILKAADKMPTESYSFRPTPEVRTFARVVNHISEAQLRSCGTLNETAPEALYKVPPETADKAAIVAALQASFAECDKAYAALTETNMLQMLTLGPVTRARIGFAWGNVSHDNEQYATLALYMRLKGLVPPSSEK, encoded by the coding sequence TTGTCACGCTTTGCAGCCCTTACAGCCTTTGCAATCTTGAGCACCGCCCTGGCCGCTCATGGCCAGACCGCGGCTCCGGCAGATCACCCCGCTGTGCCGAAGCAAACGTTCACTCCCGCAGCCGATGTGCTGCGCAGCTATAACGGTCTGAAAGCCAACATCCTTAAAGCTGCCGATAAGATGCCGACGGAAAGCTATTCTTTCCGTCCTACGCCGGAGGTCAGGACCTTTGCGCGCGTGGTGAACCATATCAGCGAGGCGCAGTTGCGCAGCTGCGGCACACTCAACGAGACGGCACCGGAAGCGCTGTATAAGGTGCCCCCTGAGACAGCCGACAAGGCGGCGATCGTTGCCGCGCTGCAGGCTTCCTTTGCGGAGTGCGACAAGGCGTATGCCGCCCTTACAGAGACCAACATGCTGCAGATGCTCACGCTTGGGCCGGTCACGCGGGCACGCATCGGCTTTGCCTGGGGAAATGTTTCGCACGACAACGAGCAGTACGCTACCCTGGCTCTCTATATGCGGTTGAAGGGTCTTGTGCCGCCGAGCAGCGAAAAGTAG
- a CDS encoding DUF5715 family protein — translation MSSEPVLLRARLNIPPPLRGSHESLVHQNEMAEADGLERILDDADLEDRIAHGSLVPVPVSAALHVNTDLPENRRYCRPWTAKFLTDLARAHSARFAGSVIEVTSAVRTVEYQRRLRMINGNAAAADGDIASPHLTGGTIDIAKQGLSSKEIGWMRCWLIPLEQQGKIDVEEEFRQSCFHISVYKSYTESNEAPAPGSTSPAKAAPLASASILAGHGR, via the coding sequence ATGTCTTCGGAGCCCGTTCTCCTGCGGGCGCGACTGAACATTCCGCCGCCGCTGCGCGGCTCACATGAATCCCTGGTGCATCAGAACGAGATGGCCGAAGCCGATGGCCTGGAGCGCATCCTGGATGATGCCGATCTCGAAGACCGCATCGCCCATGGGTCGCTGGTTCCGGTGCCGGTTTCGGCTGCGCTGCATGTAAATACAGATTTGCCCGAAAACCGGCGCTACTGCCGCCCGTGGACGGCGAAATTCCTCACCGATCTGGCCCGCGCCCATTCCGCGCGCTTCGCTGGCTCAGTGATTGAGGTCACCTCCGCGGTGCGCACGGTCGAGTACCAGCGCAGACTGCGCATGATCAACGGCAATGCAGCAGCAGCGGACGGGGATATCGCGTCACCGCACCTGACTGGCGGCACCATCGACATCGCCAAGCAGGGTCTCTCCTCCAAAGAAATTGGCTGGATGCGCTGCTGGCTGATTCCGCTGGAACAGCAGGGCAAGATCGATGTCGAAGAGGAGTTTCGCCAATCCTGCTTCCATATTTCCGTTTACAAGAGCTATACGGAGTCGAATGAGGCGCCGGCTCCCGGCTCGACAAGTCCGGCAAAGGCCGCGCCCCTGGCTTCAGCCTCGATACTCGCCGGGCACGGCAGGTAA
- the gyrA gene encoding DNA gyrase subunit A encodes MADDQNPQLPLEAGGPPNSGSNVVSINIEDEMRRSYLDYSMSVIIGRALPDIRDGLKPVHRRVLYAMSEMGLEHNKKYTKCAKVVGQTMGVYHPHGDSAIYDTMVRLAQPFSMRYPLIDGQGNFGSVDGDPPAAMRYTECRLQRIAGEMLADIEMETVDFVPNYDESTSEPSVLPTRIPTLIVNGSNGIAVGMATNIPPHNLTEIVNATIALVNDPKAGLLEVLKHVQGPDFPTGGFIFGKTGIAQAYTTGRGRFLMRAKVATEQLTKEKLAIIVNEIPYQVNKSKLIERIAELVNEKIVDEISDVRDESDRDGMRIVIELKRGSQPEIVLNQLYKHTQMQESFSMIFLAVVNGQPRELGLAAAIRCFIDHRVEVVRRRTVYLLRKAREREHVLEGYKIALDNLDSVIRIIRGSASRAEARENLYVWGKGVEIVVNLNRERLPAEERGLTYRQIDAILELQLYRLTQLSVDEILKELGEIRLRIAEYELILASEPKLRAVIVKELEDVRDKYGDARRTIIVDETAELQMEDLIADEQVAITVSHQGYLKRTPISIYRQQRRGGTGRTGMKTREEDFVAQLIIDSTHAYLLCFTNTGRVYWVKVYEVPDVSAAGKGKSMQSLLNLQAGEKVVTILPVRNLEEEGKFILFATRNGIVKKTPLKDFSNVMARGIIAIAIEKSDDLIEAAITDGKQTIFLATREGMAIRFIEEYDPERSGIGLRPMGRNAAGNKGISLKKGDEVIGVAITVTDETRDRNRDECAAKLNLTSKLEALRNELSEAREALQKAREDRRNGNPDDEVLKAAEKAAEKSSEVAWKALKALDERLGVGRNLILTVTENGFGKRTDIDEYRLTARGAQGVNNLKATPKVGKSQAILPVDETSELMVISQFGKMIRIDTKTIREAGRSTQGVKLLNLEPDDKVAAAVVIPPEDIKEDEQGTLLQ; translated from the coding sequence ATGGCAGACGATCAGAATCCGCAACTCCCTCTTGAAGCTGGCGGCCCGCCGAACAGCGGTTCCAATGTGGTTTCCATCAACATCGAAGACGAGATGCGCCGCAGTTATCTCGACTACTCGATGTCGGTCATCATCGGGCGCGCATTGCCTGACATTCGCGACGGCCTCAAGCCTGTGCATCGCCGCGTGCTGTATGCGATGAGCGAGATGGGCCTGGAGCACAATAAGAAGTACACCAAGTGCGCCAAGGTTGTCGGCCAGACCATGGGTGTTTACCATCCCCACGGCGACTCGGCGATTTACGACACGATGGTGCGGCTGGCGCAGCCCTTCTCGATGCGTTATCCGCTGATCGACGGCCAGGGAAACTTTGGCTCAGTCGATGGCGACCCGCCGGCGGCGATGCGTTATACGGAATGCCGCCTGCAGCGTATCGCCGGCGAAATGCTGGCCGATATCGAGATGGAGACGGTCGACTTTGTCCCCAACTACGACGAATCGACCTCCGAGCCTTCCGTTCTGCCAACGCGCATTCCTACGCTGATTGTCAACGGTTCGAACGGAATCGCCGTCGGCATGGCGACTAACATTCCTCCGCATAACCTGACCGAGATTGTGAACGCCACGATTGCGCTGGTGAACGATCCGAAGGCCGGGTTGCTGGAAGTCCTGAAGCACGTTCAGGGGCCGGATTTTCCGACCGGCGGATTCATCTTCGGGAAGACCGGCATCGCGCAGGCCTACACGACGGGCCGCGGACGATTCCTGATGCGCGCCAAGGTGGCCACCGAGCAGCTTACCAAGGAAAAGCTGGCGATCATCGTCAACGAGATCCCTTACCAGGTCAACAAATCCAAACTCATTGAGCGGATTGCCGAACTGGTCAACGAGAAGATCGTCGACGAGATCAGCGACGTCCGTGACGAGAGCGACCGCGATGGCATGCGCATCGTGATCGAACTGAAGCGCGGCTCGCAGCCGGAGATTGTGCTCAACCAGCTCTACAAGCACACGCAGATGCAGGAAAGCTTCTCGATGATCTTCCTCGCGGTGGTCAACGGCCAGCCGCGAGAGCTTGGACTGGCTGCAGCCATCCGATGCTTCATCGATCATCGCGTGGAAGTTGTCCGTCGCCGGACAGTGTATCTTTTGCGCAAGGCCCGCGAGCGCGAGCATGTCTTAGAGGGCTACAAGATCGCCCTCGACAATCTCGACTCGGTCATCCGCATCATTCGCGGATCGGCTTCGCGTGCCGAGGCGAGGGAAAATCTCTACGTCTGGGGCAAGGGTGTTGAGATCGTCGTTAACCTGAATCGCGAGAGGCTTCCCGCCGAAGAGCGCGGCCTGACCTATCGGCAGATCGACGCCATTCTCGAATTGCAGCTCTATCGTCTTACGCAGCTTTCGGTCGACGAAATCCTCAAAGAACTGGGCGAAATCCGGCTGCGCATTGCGGAATATGAGCTGATTCTGGCCAGCGAGCCAAAGCTTCGCGCCGTTATCGTGAAGGAGCTGGAAGACGTTCGCGACAAGTATGGCGATGCACGCCGCACCATCATTGTCGACGAGACCGCCGAGCTGCAGATGGAAGACCTGATCGCCGATGAGCAGGTGGCCATCACTGTCAGCCACCAGGGCTATCTGAAGCGGACGCCGATCTCGATCTATCGCCAGCAGCGCCGCGGCGGCACCGGACGCACCGGCATGAAGACGCGCGAGGAAGACTTTGTCGCGCAGCTCATTATCGACTCGACCCATGCTTACCTGCTCTGCTTTACCAATACGGGCCGCGTTTACTGGGTCAAGGTCTACGAAGTGCCGGACGTGAGCGCGGCGGGCAAGGGCAAGTCGATGCAGAGCCTGCTCAATCTGCAAGCGGGTGAAAAAGTCGTCACCATCCTCCCTGTGCGCAATCTGGAAGAAGAGGGTAAATTCATCCTTTTCGCGACGCGCAATGGCATCGTCAAGAAGACGCCGCTCAAGGACTTCAGCAACGTCATGGCGCGCGGCATTATCGCCATCGCCATTGAAAAGAGCGATGACCTGATCGAAGCGGCCATCACCGACGGCAAGCAGACGATCTTCCTCGCCACGCGCGAGGGCATGGCCATTCGTTTCATCGAAGAATACGACCCGGAACGCAGCGGGATCGGATTGCGGCCCATGGGACGAAACGCCGCCGGCAATAAGGGCATTTCACTCAAGAAGGGCGACGAGGTGATTGGCGTTGCCATCACCGTCACCGATGAAACGCGGGATCGGAACCGCGATGAGTGTGCGGCGAAGTTGAACCTGACCAGCAAGCTGGAAGCTTTGCGCAACGAACTCTCGGAAGCACGAGAAGCCTTGCAGAAGGCGCGTGAAGATCGCCGAAACGGCAATCCCGACGATGAGGTTCTGAAGGCAGCGGAGAAGGCTGCTGAGAAATCCTCAGAAGTGGCGTGGAAGGCTCTCAAGGCTCTCGACGAACGCCTCGGCGTAGGCAGGAACTTGATTCTTACCGTCACGGAGAACGGCTTCGGCAAGCGAACGGACATCGACGAATATCGCCTGACAGCGCGCGGTGCGCAGGGCGTCAACAATCTGAAGGCAACCCCGAAGGTCGGCAAGAGCCAGGCCATTCTGCCGGTGGATGAGACATCGGAATTGATGGTGATCAGCCAGTTCGGCAAGATGATCCGCATCGATACCAAGACCATTCGCGAGGCAGGCCGTTCGACGCAGGGCGTGAAGCTGCTGAATCTTGAACCGGACGATAAGGTCGCGGCAGCGGTCGTCATTCCGCCGGAAGACATCAAGGAAGACGAGCAGGGAACCCTGCTGCAGTAG
- a CDS encoding DUF6496 domain-containing protein — MATTATAKKDNAKKSSARKYSPAASKSVETEMKAMKEGKLKSGRSGKKVTDPKQAIAIGLSKARKEGAKVPPEKS, encoded by the coding sequence ATGGCCACAACAGCTACGGCTAAGAAGGACAACGCAAAGAAATCGTCCGCGCGAAAATACTCCCCAGCCGCCTCAAAGAGCGTGGAAACCGAAATGAAAGCAATGAAGGAAGGAAAGCTCAAAAGCGGACGCAGCGGCAAGAAGGTAACCGACCCGAAACAGGCCATTGCCATCGGGCTCTCCAAGGCTCGGAAAGAAGGCGCAAAAGTTCCGCCGGAAAAATCCTAA
- a CDS encoding glycosyltransferase family protein, with protein sequence MTLRFATLRRFRFNLPQRIAAGLLLLFLAQAFWLTAHQDLTERDYQYARCGREMWERPSPLAGYFTSCGNIHDGVLAYRVAGLPLTLNLAYERLADNFRKPEDKVVQTLDAPTSTWELRHQMTHVLLLLRLPFIASGVGLGGALWWVTRRLFGNLGGYTALALYVFSPEVLRASVAPNPEILTALGFFGGLYTCIGVAHAMQGPRRKWRPRIVLLTVCFAVVAASHIAALPVLVLLGLFFMLWIAEGRRSQVMPVLLESTIAAFILLFACYGFSPDAFSYLFRSDAAQIGFSFGPAWHFFWNISNAGITVATGAALLLYFALRKTLYFGNTTPFLVTLLLIFVITAGVPGNPLLWALPFLLTFIAGVFADSYETVRGRVAIAACGAIVVLQAVFCVLTLPGLL encoded by the coding sequence ATGACCCTTCGTTTCGCGACTCTTCGCCGTTTCCGATTCAATCTGCCCCAGCGCATCGCGGCGGGGTTGTTGCTACTGTTTCTGGCGCAGGCGTTCTGGCTCACCGCTCACCAGGACCTTACCGAGCGCGACTACCAGTACGCACGCTGCGGCCGCGAAATGTGGGAACGGCCTTCGCCTCTGGCTGGATATTTTACGTCCTGCGGGAATATTCACGACGGCGTACTGGCGTATCGCGTGGCAGGGCTGCCGCTGACGCTCAATCTGGCGTATGAGCGGCTGGCGGACAACTTTCGCAAGCCGGAAGACAAGGTTGTCCAGACACTCGACGCGCCCACTTCGACCTGGGAACTGCGCCACCAGATGACGCATGTCCTGCTGCTCCTGCGGCTGCCGTTTATCGCTTCCGGGGTGGGATTGGGCGGGGCGCTGTGGTGGGTGACGCGGCGGCTCTTTGGCAATCTGGGCGGGTATACGGCGTTGGCGCTGTATGTTTTCTCGCCGGAGGTTCTGCGGGCGTCGGTTGCTCCTAATCCTGAGATTCTTACGGCGCTGGGCTTCTTTGGCGGCCTCTACACGTGCATCGGCGTGGCGCATGCGATGCAAGGCCCACGGCGAAAATGGCGTCCCAGGATTGTGTTGCTCACGGTCTGCTTCGCGGTGGTTGCGGCTTCGCATATCGCGGCGCTGCCGGTGCTGGTGTTATTGGGACTGTTCTTCATGTTATGGATCGCGGAAGGACGCCGGAGCCAGGTGATGCCCGTGCTGCTTGAGTCGACCATTGCGGCATTCATCTTGCTGTTTGCGTGTTACGGTTTTTCGCCGGACGCTTTCAGCTATCTCTTTCGCTCGGACGCGGCGCAGATCGGATTTTCCTTCGGCCCGGCGTGGCATTTCTTCTGGAACATCTCAAATGCCGGGATTACTGTGGCGACCGGCGCCGCACTGCTGCTTTACTTTGCCTTGCGCAAGACGCTTTATTTCGGAAATACGACGCCGTTTCTGGTGACGCTGCTTTTGATTTTTGTTATTACGGCGGGCGTGCCGGGGAATCCGCTGCTTTGGGCGTTGCCATTCTTGCTTACCTTCATCGCCGGGGTCTTCGCCGATTCGTATGAGACGGTCCGAGGCAGGGTCGCGATCGCGGCGTGCGGTGCAATTGTTGTGCTCCAGGCGGTTTTCTGCGTTCTCACTTTGCCGGGGTTGCTGTAG
- a CDS encoding dienelactone hydrolase family protein, whose amino-acid sequence MIVVEEQVELTTAWGPMRTHIVHPAAPGKYPGVVFYSEIFQITGPVARIAAMLAGHGYIVAMPEIYHEFEAPGTVLAYDKPGTDRGNTLKTTKELASYDADARAALDHLASRPDCTGQLGAMGICIGGHLAYRTALNPDVRATVCFYATDIHKHSLGKGMNDDSLQRASDIKGELLMIWGRQDPHIPLEGRMAVLNRLNEVGAVFTWHEVNGAHAFLRDEGARYDPELARQCMTLALDLFHRKLGQGDSSAAAITNTRN is encoded by the coding sequence ATGATCGTCGTTGAAGAACAGGTTGAGTTGACTACTGCTTGGGGGCCGATGCGGACCCACATTGTTCATCCTGCAGCGCCGGGAAAGTACCCGGGAGTTGTCTTTTATTCAGAGATTTTTCAGATCACAGGGCCGGTAGCGCGCATTGCGGCGATGCTGGCCGGACACGGGTATATCGTCGCAATGCCGGAGATTTATCACGAGTTCGAAGCGCCGGGCACCGTGCTCGCGTATGACAAGCCCGGTACCGACCGCGGGAATACGCTCAAGACGACCAAGGAACTGGCCAGCTACGATGCCGATGCGCGTGCGGCGCTGGACCATCTTGCTTCACGTCCGGATTGCACCGGGCAGCTTGGAGCAATGGGGATTTGCATCGGCGGGCATCTGGCGTATCGGACAGCACTGAATCCGGATGTGCGGGCGACGGTCTGCTTCTATGCGACGGATATCCACAAGCACAGCCTGGGCAAGGGCATGAACGACGATTCTCTGCAGCGGGCTTCAGATATCAAAGGCGAGTTGCTGATGATCTGGGGACGGCAGGACCCGCATATCCCGCTGGAAGGCAGGATGGCCGTGTTGAATCGGCTCAATGAGGTAGGAGCGGTATTTACCTGGCATGAGGTAAACGGAGCGCACGCATTCTTGCGGGACGAAGGCGCGCGGTACGATCCGGAACTGGCGCGGCAGTGCATGACGCTGGCGCTCGATCTCTTTCATCGCAAGCTCGGGCAGGGCGATTCCAGCGCGGCGGCGATTACGAATACACGCAATTGA